A genomic window from Triticum urartu cultivar G1812 chromosome 7, Tu2.1, whole genome shotgun sequence includes:
- the LOC125525993 gene encoding protein CHLOROPLAST IMPORT APPARATUS 2-like, whose amino-acid sequence MACIPTGIRLPDLDMVKAAAAAAGAGVGPPGAGPLRPAHSSASSALSDASNSSSASSLSLKRARTPRKRPNQTYNEAAALLASMYPSVFPAAPPSPRLLGLASALADDPSRADLLPPFPVLGNAACLLRDAAAPPPMTPRSPVLARACPSPAAVSSAFTELRDSAPSPGTPDGAGADGPGELDFEDDDDSFDADSFLLGGVDEGAAAQGIDGIMGKLSMESGSDASSINRVLSSSGIDPYIRNLMVLGLGFRRSRSNIKQALKRHDDDSEWWMCPAIPLKDIMPVPPPSMEPPPPVEKKKKKTKKKALKDIAAGPCITCVKEEIPDPAYGDDGIFGPKAPKTGLGLSLNTEEVLKAWYDRGSVFSDGNIPDASSTDGLAKLSDIELFLENGAAGAIREGSVQKLKHKQKQCTPLLSNKTRYQARKVHAESRPRVKGRFVSQAALLQKAAEKET is encoded by the exons ATGGCGTGCATCCCGACGGGCATCCGGCTGCCGGACCTGGACATGgtcaaggcggcggcggcggcggccggagcgggggTGGGGCCGCCGGGCGCGGGGCCGCTGCGGCCGGCGCACTCCTCGGCCTCCTCCGCGCTCTCCGACGCCTCCAactcctcctcggcctcctcgCTCTCGCTCAAGCGGGCGCGCACGCCGCGGAAGCGCCCCAACCAGACCTACAACGAGGCGGCCGCGCTGCTCGCCTCCATGTACCCCTCCGTCTTCCCcgccgcgccgccctcgccgcgcctcctcggcctCGCCTCCGCGCTCGCCGACGACCCCTCCCGCGCCGACTTGCTCCCGCCCTTCCCCGTCCTCGGCAACGCCGCCTGCCTCCTCCGCgacgccgccgcgccgccaccgatGACGCCGCGGAGCCCCGTCCTCGCCAGGGCCTGCCCGTCCCCGGCGGCCGTCAGCAGCGCCTTCACCGAGTTACGCGACTCGGCGCCGTCCCCCGGGACGCCCGACGGCGCCGGCGCCGACGGGCCTGGGGAGCTCGACTTTGAGGATGATGACGACAGCTTCGACGCAGACTCCTTCCTCCTCGGCGGCGTCGACGAGGGCGCCGCTGCCCAGGGGATCGACGGCATCATGGGCAAACTCAGTATGGAAAGCGGCAGCGATGCCTCTTCCATTAACCGCGTGCTCTCCAGCTCCGGCATAGACCCCTACATCAGAAACCTCATGGTGCTCGGACTCGGCTTCCGGCGCTCCCGGTCCAACATCAAGCAGGCGCTCAAGCGGCACGACGACGACAGTGAATGGTGGATGTGCCCTGCCATTCCATTGAAGGACATTATGCCGGTGCCTCCCCCATCGATGGAACCACCGCCACCggtggagaagaagaagaagaagactaagAAGAAGGCGCTGAAGGACATCGCCGCTGGGCCATGCATTACATGTGTTAAGGAGGAAATTCCTGACCCTGCTTATGGGGATGATGGAATTtttggaccgaaggcgcctaaGACAGGATTGGGCCTGAGCCTCAACACCGAGGAGGTGCTGAAGGCGTGGTATGACAGAGGCTCCGTGTTCTCTGACGGCAACATACCTGATGCGTCATCCACAGATGGGCTG GCTAAACTTTCAGATATTGAACTGTTTCTAGAGAATGGTGCTGCTGGTGCTATCAGGGAAGGCAGCGTACAGAAATTGAAGCATAAGCAGAAGCAGTGCACTCCCCTCCTCTCAAATAAGACTCGGTACCAAGCACGGAAGGTGCACGCCGAGTCTCGCCCTCGGGTCAAG GGGAGGTTTGTCAGCCAGGCGGCTCTTCTGCAGAAAGCCGCGGAGAAAGAGACCTAG